One Halostella limicola genomic window carries:
- a CDS encoding nitrite/sulfite reductase, translating into MPTDVEEWKDEIYGTDIRAHMERFAEEGWESIPDDEHDAWFERFKWYGLYHQRAGQESYFMMRIGTPNGVLEPGQLRTIGEIAAEYSTGPAENPVFGNGWADFTTRQSIQLHWIRIEDMPEIWDKLHDNGLETIQACGDSWRNIVGCPVAGKDKHEHVDAWDTIQELHETFKGNDDHSNLPRKWKVSVTGCDEGCGQGDINDLALEPAEKEIDGETVTGYNVRVGGGLARNEPRFARDIDVFVRPENASAVAGGLSALFRDHGDRENRYNARIKFLVDEWGPEKVRETLQEDYVDFELHTAGEDMREHYSYNAGNDKGHADHVGVHEQKDGNYYVGLNVLVGRMGADEVIELADLADEYGSGEARLTQRQNVILTDVPEENLDDLLAEPLLEEYNPDPSPFMRGSIACTGTEFCSLSIVETKNRQVRYARWLKENVDLPDDVEDFHVHLSGCTASCAQPQIADISLRGMKTRKDGEPVEALDIGLGGGLGENPNFADWVTERVPADEVPGAIDNLVENYKDLREDGETFREFVVDRDAEELADLVEPEETDYDDPFMHNTKKTWYPYAEDDDMDATPAPVSVADEKSNAPADD; encoded by the coding sequence ATGCCTACCGACGTCGAGGAATGGAAAGACGAGATCTACGGGACGGACATCCGTGCCCACATGGAGCGGTTCGCCGAGGAGGGATGGGAGTCCATCCCGGACGACGAGCACGACGCCTGGTTCGAGCGCTTCAAGTGGTACGGCCTGTACCACCAGCGCGCCGGTCAGGAGAGCTACTTCATGATGCGCATCGGGACGCCCAACGGCGTCCTCGAACCCGGCCAGCTCCGCACCATCGGCGAGATCGCCGCGGAGTACTCCACCGGCCCCGCGGAGAACCCCGTGTTCGGTAACGGGTGGGCCGACTTCACCACCCGACAGTCGATCCAGCTCCACTGGATCCGCATCGAAGACATGCCCGAGATCTGGGACAAGCTCCACGACAACGGGCTGGAGACCATCCAGGCCTGCGGCGACTCCTGGCGGAACATCGTCGGCTGCCCCGTCGCCGGCAAGGACAAGCACGAACACGTCGACGCCTGGGACACCATTCAGGAGCTCCACGAGACGTTCAAGGGCAACGACGACCACTCGAACCTCCCCCGCAAGTGGAAGGTCTCGGTGACCGGCTGCGACGAGGGCTGCGGCCAGGGCGACATCAACGACCTCGCGCTTGAACCCGCCGAGAAGGAGATCGACGGCGAGACCGTCACCGGCTACAACGTCCGCGTCGGCGGCGGCCTCGCCCGGAACGAGCCCCGCTTCGCCCGCGACATCGACGTGTTCGTCCGACCGGAGAACGCCTCCGCGGTCGCCGGCGGCCTCTCCGCGCTGTTTCGCGACCACGGGGACCGCGAGAACCGCTACAACGCCCGCATCAAGTTCCTGGTCGACGAGTGGGGCCCCGAGAAGGTCCGCGAGACCCTGCAGGAGGACTACGTGGACTTCGAGCTCCACACCGCGGGCGAGGACATGCGCGAGCACTACTCGTACAACGCCGGCAACGACAAGGGCCACGCCGACCACGTCGGCGTCCACGAGCAGAAGGACGGCAACTACTACGTCGGTCTGAACGTCCTCGTCGGCCGCATGGGCGCGGACGAGGTCATCGAGCTCGCCGACCTCGCCGACGAGTACGGCTCCGGCGAGGCGCGGCTCACCCAGCGCCAGAACGTCATCCTCACCGACGTCCCCGAGGAGAACCTCGACGACCTGCTCGCCGAGCCGCTGCTTGAGGAGTACAACCCCGACCCGAGCCCGTTCATGCGCGGTTCCATCGCCTGCACGGGCACCGAGTTCTGCTCGCTCTCCATCGTCGAGACGAAGAACCGGCAGGTCCGCTACGCCCGCTGGCTCAAGGAGAACGTCGACCTGCCCGACGACGTCGAGGACTTCCACGTCCACCTCTCGGGCTGCACTGCCTCCTGCGCCCAGCCCCAGATCGCCGACATCAGCCTGCGCGGCATGAAGACGCGCAAGGACGGCGAGCCGGTCGAGGCGCTCGACATCGGCCTCGGCGGCGGCCTCGGCGAGAACCCGAACTTCGCGGACTGGGTGACCGAGCGGGTCCCCGCCGACGAGGTGCCCGGCGCGATCGACAACCTCGTCGAGAACTACAAGGATCTGCGCGAGGACGGCGAGACGTTCCGCGAGTTCGTCGTCGACCGCGACGCCGAGGAGCTCGCCGACCTCGTCGAACCCGAGGAGACGGATTACGACGACCCGTTCATGCACAACACGAAGAAGACGTGGTACCCCTACGCCGAGGACGACGACATGGACGCCACTCCCGCGCCGGTCTCCGTCGCCGACGAGAAGTCCAACGCGCCCGCCGACGACTGA
- a CDS encoding DUF6360 family protein, whose protein sequence is MADRLMKVNAYTTFDLIDATVKGHDFEEETLAVLNATSPRKDPDRVKLQIELDNMQEEHLPAHMEEVTLSPEEARQLAADLEKHASKVEAATGDE, encoded by the coding sequence ATGGCAGACCGCTTGATGAAGGTCAACGCGTACACGACGTTCGACCTGATCGACGCGACCGTGAAGGGCCACGACTTCGAGGAGGAGACGCTGGCCGTCCTCAACGCGACCTCGCCGCGGAAGGACCCGGACCGCGTGAAGCTCCAGATCGAACTGGACAACATGCAGGAGGAGCACCTCCCGGCGCACATGGAGGAGGTGACGCTCTCTCCCGAGGAGGCCCGCCAGCTCGCCGCCGACCTGGAGAAACACGCCTCGAAGGTCGAGGCGGCCACCGGAGACGAGTAA
- a CDS encoding DUF7119 family protein, which produces MTADRSDDPDDSDAGEPLPIDRESPVGQPVVRGDAEVTGQRARDAVQFDPDDPESLADAAETVRAFAENTVGGEDNVYMLRGAAACAALVRGEGSYKAAAERAGGEATVAFIRKWARVHDLPQSIRRHVAMGHIAPTAAKHIARVSGNARFLLAFAVLDDALTVREVRTIASDVNSGTPVETALADHGVTVGELTLSLPADVYQRLRREAALQSTDPDSLVADALDEYL; this is translated from the coding sequence ATGACTGCAGACCGGTCGGACGACCCCGACGACAGTGATGCCGGCGAGCCGCTGCCGATCGACCGCGAGTCGCCGGTCGGTCAACCCGTCGTCCGCGGCGACGCGGAGGTCACCGGCCAGCGCGCCCGCGACGCCGTCCAGTTCGACCCCGACGACCCGGAGAGCCTCGCGGACGCCGCCGAGACGGTCCGGGCGTTCGCCGAGAACACCGTCGGCGGCGAGGACAACGTGTACATGCTCCGGGGCGCGGCCGCCTGCGCCGCCCTCGTCCGTGGCGAGGGGTCGTACAAGGCCGCCGCCGAGCGCGCCGGCGGCGAGGCGACGGTCGCGTTCATCCGGAAGTGGGCGCGCGTCCACGACCTCCCGCAGTCGATCCGACGCCACGTGGCGATGGGCCACATCGCGCCCACCGCCGCGAAGCACATCGCCCGCGTCTCGGGCAACGCTCGCTTCCTGCTCGCGTTCGCCGTCCTCGACGACGCCCTCACCGTCCGCGAGGTCCGCACCATCGCGAGCGACGTGAACAGCGGCACCCCCGTCGAGACGGCGCTCGCGGACCACGGGGTCACCGTCGGCGAACTCACCCTGTCGCTGCCGGCGGACGTCTACCAGCGGCTCCGCCGCGAGGCCGCCCTCCAGAGCACCGACCCCGACTCCCTCGTCGCCGACGCCCTCGACGAGTACCTCTGA
- a CDS encoding midas domain-containing protein — MRRKTASALLMTVVVVLAGPAVAAPALADAGAQDDDASDDGESNAVLQNVSVAELQLANVTVENATIENLTVENLSVENQTNADELDTLVEQNDTIVLSNVSFENLSLENVSLEEVNVSVSNETDVDDVPTVDNETDLGMNESDVAANDTGADAANDTGADAANDTGVDADDNATDISVNASEINVSDDNESALQDNETEDNETEELDTDDNATDVGMQDNETENETDDALDDNESEDDLGEAPAEQPEGPNLTITNLTIENMTVDNLTIEEFTVTEEETALGDNATENESELNATEDNVTENESDDAFGEENTTVEEEEALGDNESEMNATNESALQDNETEDNESEGLGDDMSDNATDVGMQDNESNVTDDMAADDAQEVGNVTIRTVDVGNMTIQNMTVDELDVQEMNETGAMADGNETDNATNETDDVFGDNESDDAANDSDFEVNVSENTSDNESALQDNETEDNESEGLGDDASDNATDVGMQDNESNATDVGMQDNETENETDEGIVIDVLSAENVSVENASSDSFSLEMTDGQTVNATDDGVLGDNETENETDDGVLGDNETEDNVTDNETDGGVLDDNATEDNATEDNESDDGGILESIETAVFA; from the coding sequence ATGAGACGCAAAACAGCGAGCGCACTCCTGATGACAGTCGTCGTCGTACTTGCCGGTCCGGCAGTCGCCGCACCCGCCCTCGCGGACGCGGGCGCGCAAGACGACGACGCGTCGGACGACGGCGAATCGAACGCGGTGCTTCAGAACGTATCGGTCGCCGAACTCCAACTGGCGAACGTGACGGTGGAGAACGCGACGATAGAGAACCTCACGGTCGAGAACCTGTCGGTGGAGAACCAGACTAACGCCGACGAGCTGGACACCCTGGTGGAGCAAAACGACACCATCGTCCTCTCGAACGTGTCGTTCGAGAACCTCTCGCTCGAGAACGTCAGCCTCGAGGAGGTCAACGTCAGCGTCAGCAACGAGACCGACGTCGATGACGTCCCGACCGTCGACAACGAGACGGACCTGGGCATGAACGAGTCGGACGTGGCCGCGAACGACACCGGCGCCGATGCGGCTAACGACACCGGTGCCGACGCGGCCAACGACACCGGCGTCGACGCTGATGACAACGCGACGGACATCAGCGTGAACGCGTCCGAGATAAACGTCTCGGACGACAACGAGTCGGCGCTGCAGGACAACGAGACCGAGGACAACGAGACGGAGGAGCTCGACACCGACGACAACGCGACTGACGTCGGTATGCAGGACAACGAGACCGAAAACGAGACCGACGACGCCCTCGACGACAACGAGTCTGAGGACGACCTCGGGGAGGCTCCTGCCGAACAGCCCGAGGGTCCGAACCTCACGATAACGAACCTCACCATCGAGAACATGACGGTGGACAACCTCACGATCGAGGAGTTCACCGTGACGGAGGAGGAGACCGCCCTCGGTGACAACGCGACCGAGAACGAGAGCGAGCTGAACGCGACCGAGGACAACGTGACGGAGAACGAGTCCGACGACGCGTTCGGCGAGGAGAACACCACCGTCGAGGAAGAAGAGGCCCTCGGCGACAACGAGTCCGAGATGAACGCGACCAACGAGTCGGCGCTGCAGGACAACGAGACCGAGGACAACGAGTCCGAGGGTCTCGGTGACGACATGAGTGACAACGCGACGGACGTCGGCATGCAGGACAACGAGTCCAACGTGACCGACGACATGGCGGCCGACGACGCGCAGGAAGTCGGTAACGTCACGATCCGGACGGTCGACGTCGGCAACATGACGATTCAGAACATGACCGTCGACGAGCTCGACGTGCAGGAGATGAACGAGACGGGCGCGATGGCCGACGGTAACGAGACGGACAACGCCACCAACGAAACCGACGACGTCTTCGGCGACAACGAGTCCGACGACGCGGCCAACGACTCCGATTTCGAGGTGAACGTCTCGGAGAACACGTCCGACAACGAGTCGGCGCTGCAGGACAACGAGACCGAGGACAACGAGTCCGAGGGCCTGGGTGATGACGCCAGCGACAACGCGACGGACGTCGGTATGCAGGACAACGAGTCCAACGCGACGGACGTCGGCATGCAGGACAACGAGACCGAAAACGAGACCGACGAGGGCATCGTGATCGACGTGCTCTCGGCGGAGAACGTCTCGGTCGAGAACGCGTCTTCTGACTCGTTCTCGCTCGAGATGACCGACGGTCAGACCGTGAACGCCACCGACGACGGCGTGCTCGGTGACAACGAGACCGAAAACGAAACCGACGACGGCGTGCTGGGCGACAACGAGACCGAGGACAACGTGACGGACAACGAGACCGACGGCGGCGTGCTCGACGACAACGCCACCGAAGACAACGCCACCGAGGACAACGAGTCCGACGACGGCGGCATCCTCGAGAGCATCGAGACTGCCGTCTTCGCGTAA